One window of Haemorhous mexicanus isolate bHaeMex1 chromosome 16, bHaeMex1.pri, whole genome shotgun sequence genomic DNA carries:
- the LOC132335046 gene encoding olfactory receptor 14J1-like encodes MSNSSSISHFLLLALADTRQLQLLHFCLLLGISLAALLGNGLIISAVACGHHLHTPMFFFLLNLALSDLGSICTTVPKAMHNSLWDTRTISYSGCAAQVFLFVLFYSAEISLLTIMCYDRYVSICKPLHYGTLLGSRACAHMAAAAWASAFLNALLHTANTFPLPLCHGNALGQFFCEIPHILKLSCSKSYLRELGVSVFTTSLAFGCFVFIVFSYVQIFRAVLRIPSEQGQHKAFSTCLPHLAVVSLFLSTIMFAHLKPPSISSPSLDLALSVLCSVVPQVLNPLIYSLRNQELRNSLKKMITNGFQKQ; translated from the coding sequence atgtccaacagcagctccatcagccacttcctcctgctggcactggcagacacgcggcagctgcagctcctgcacttctgcctcttgctgggcatctccctggctgccctcctgggcaacggcctcatcatcagcgccgtagcctgcggccaccacctgcacacgcccatgttcttcttcctgctcaacctggccctcagcgacctgggctccatctgcaccactgtccccaaagccatgcacaattccctctgggacaccaggaccatctcctactcaggatgtgctgctcaggTGTTTCTGTTTGTCCTTTTCTATTCAGCAGAAATTTCCCTgctgaccatcatgtgctacgaccgctatgtgtccatctgcaaacccctgcactacgggaccctcctgggcagcagagcttgtgcccacatggcagcagctgcctgggccagtgcctttctcaatgctctgctgcacacgGCCAATACAtttcccctgcccctgtgccacggcaatgccctgggccagttcttctgtgaaatcccacacatcctcaagctctcctgctccaaatcctACCTCAGGGAACTTGGGGTTTCTGTTTTCACTACCTCTTTAGcatttggttgttttgtgttcattgttttctcctatgtgcagatcttccgggctgtgctgaggatcccctctgagcagggacagcacaaagccttttccacctgcctccctcacctggccgtggtctccctgttcctcagcactaTCATGTTTGCTCACCTGAAGcccccctccatctcctccccatccctggatctggccctgtcaGTTCTCTGTTCCGTGGTTCCTCAAGTactgaaccccctcatctacagcctgaggaaccaggagctcaggaatAGCCTGAAGAAAATGATAACAAATGGTTTTCAGAAGCAATAA